The genomic segment GGCGCTCCGGACCTGCTCGAGCCGTTCCTCCTGGGCCCCGGCCGCCCGGCACGAGGACCCGAGCGCGAGCCCGAGCCCGACGAGGGACGCGAGGATGACGGTCGCGATGCCGAAGAGCCACTTCCGGGTGCTCTCGGTCCAGCCGACGGCGGGCAAGACCTTCTCCTGAAAGGGTTTCATCGCGGTCTGGACCCAGCCCATCTCGAACGGGTAGTGGCACGCGCCAGGATGGAGCGGCCCGGTCGGGATGAGCGGGCGCGGGTTGGGCGAGTCGGGCGCCGGCCGTGCCAGTGACTCCTGCGAGTAGTCGTGGTGCTTCACCGTGCTCATGGGGAGCTCTCACACGACTCGGGGCACGGCGTCCCACGAGGCGCCGAGTGCGACGGGCGTACGGCGCCGGCAAGGCGCGGGATGAGCGTCTCGAGCTCGCCCAGGGCTTTCCCGTGGTGCTGGAGGAGAAGGACGAGCGACTCGAGCTGCGACTCGATGCGCCCGAGCCGCTCTCCCTGCCGCGCCTCGAACTCGTCTAAGGCCTGCTGCGTCACGAGCGCCATCAGCTTTCCCCACTCGCAACAGGGATGTCCTTTGACTTCGACGGCACGAAGTCGATCCACACGAGAATCGGGCTAGACGGAGAACTCGCAACGGTTTCGTGCACCATGCCGAGCCCTTGCGCGAAGATATCACCGAGTGCATTGTACGCAGAAGACGCCATTCCTGCGTCGCTTACATGGACGGAGGCCCAGTTACCTCGCGTCGACCCTGCGTCGATCGGGAAAAGCACCTGACACCGGCCGAAGGTGCAAATCGGGACCTTCGCATCGCCCGCAATGCCGCCCTGGAGCACGACGCCCATCGCGAGGATCGTTCCGGCAGGAGCCGCGATGTACGCGTCATCGAGGTCGGCGTACTGGACGACGACCTGCCCCTTGACCGACGTCGTGCCGGTCTTGTTCGTCAAGTACGTGACGAGCTTCTTCTTGCCGTTGAGGATCATCTGCTACCTCGCTCGGTACTGCGCCTTGAGGATGACGGTGTCGTTGTTCGCCGCGGGCCGGGTGATATCGTACTTCGCCCGCACGTACTTGAAGCCCAGATCGTTGAGCGAGATGGCGATCTGCGAGGTCGCGCCGGCCAGCGTCGCGACCTGATTGAGCACGTCGTCGGTGAGGTTGCTGTAGACGTAGATCGCCTGCCAGTCGCGGTTCCCCGGCGTCGCGTCCTCATCGTTCGTGACCTCGATCGTGAGGACCGAGGTGTTGTCGGCTCCGCAGATGACCTTGCCGGTGAGCGTGATCGTGCCGTAGACGTCGGTGTCGAGCCCACCCTCGGACGGGTAGTAGGCATCGGCGGAGACGTTCGAGAGGTCGGCCCAGCTCACGGTCAGGACCTGCGGGACCTGCACGACTCGGAGCCGGCGATAGAGATCGGTCACGAGGTGAACAATGTCCGCGTTCGCGACGCCCGTGCCGGCCACCGTGGTCTCCGCGACCGCGCCGATCTTGACCGGGTTCGCTGAGTCGGCAACGGCGCCGTCGGCCTGGTTGCCGCAGACGTTCACGAGGAGTCGGCGCATGGTGTCGGTGATCAGGTGCCCGACGTCGCCGGCGTCGATCACGTCAAGGTTCTCCGGTGCGGCGTTGCTCACGGCGCGAGCCCCAATCTTCACCGGGTTCAGGTTCGCAGAGTCTTGCGCGTCGTCTGCAGTTGCCCCCTCGGCGAGCACGCGAAGCCGCCGATAGAGATCCGTGATGAGATGTGCGATGTCCCCGTCGGCGATGCCCGTTCCTGCCGGCGTCGTCTCGGCGACCGCCCCCAGCTTGAGGGGGTGCTCGGTCGTGACGTTCGTCGCGCCGTCGGCGACGCCGCCCACGGCGTGGGCCCAGAGCCGGCGCTTCAAGTCCGCGACGAGGTGGACCTTGTCCGCGTCGGTCACGTCGGTGACCGCGGTCGGAACATCCTCGGCCACGGCGCCGACCTTCAGCGGAAGCTCGGTTGCAACGTTCGCGGCGTCATCGGCGACCTGGCCGATCGCGCGGATCATCGTAGGATTGCTGCCGCCCATGATTCTCTCCTTCTCCTAATCTGCCAGGTCCGGAACGTCAGTCGGAACGAGCCCAGAACCGTTGGGGTACTGCCTGTAGTCGCTGATGTAGCCGCCCGCGTCGAGGTAGCCGACAAGGCAATTGCTTGTCGTGTGTGTGTTGTCGGTGCCCGTGAGCAGGCTGGTCCACGTCGCGTAAGCACCGCCTCTGATCCACACCGTCCAATAGCCTGCCAGATGGCCAAATGCGTCAGTGACACTGGCTCGCGTAACGCAGAGTTCGTACTCTGTGTTGATGGCAACAACGTCCGCTGCTGTCGCAGCAATTATTGATCCTGCGCCATTGATCCACTTCTGAAAGCGTACAATCTCAGTGTCAGTAATTACTAAAGCGTAGCCATTGAAATTTGACGCTGTCAAAATAGCTGGCACTGATCCAATAAGCGGCAGATAGAGCACACCAGCCGCAGTACCTTTACGCGCCCTGAAGTACCACGCCCCATACGCCTGCGGGCTCGCCTCCCTGCTCGCGAAGTACCCGGCCGTCACACCCAGGAGCCGGCGCCGCGTCCCGGTGTCGTCCCACTTCATGGTGCCCGAGAGCACGCGAACAGGGCCGCAGTTTCCGCCAGCCGCGACAGCCGCCACGGAGACGGGGTAGTCGGTCCGGTTCGCCAGGACGTTGCACTCCAGCGCGTGGTCGAGGTAGAACTTGCGGACCTGGGCGTCGGTCCAGAGGCCAGAGTCGAGAGCGAAGATCTCTAGGTCGCCGTCGAAGGCACGCGGAATTGCTGTTGGGCTATATGTATTGAATAACTCAACTCTTGCCGAGGGGGCTGTAACCAATGCTCCAGCTCGCGCTACTAACGCTGTTACTGTTTGCGACTCGCCGTCAACCCATATCTCTGGAAGTGTTAGTGGGCTGACTTTGTTATGCCTAATTACGACAATATGAGTAACATTCGGTGATATTGGCACAGTCCAGATAGCGTGAGCAGGATCGCTGTAGTATATGGAATAAGCTAACGCATTTACAGGTGCTCCTCCAAAGTAAATAGTAGCTCGCTGACCCCCACCCGTATCAAGCCAGAGCAATTGACCAGATCCGTTTTCTCCCTTTGTCTTGATCAAGCACTTGAATGCGATCGTCCACGGGTCAGGGTACAGGCTCGCATTCACCGGCGTCTGCGCCAGCGGTCCGTTCGCCCCGCCCCGGCCAGGAGCCGAGTGGATGATGTGGCCCTTGTCGCTCCGCTGCTGGAGACAACCGGAGATCGTGAAGTCGGTTTCGAGGCTGCCCTTGTTTGGAACGATATTGCTCCCGTTCCTTGGACCATCGAAGTACACCAACGGAAGCGAGCCCGTGATGTTCTTGGGGTCGGGCGGGAAGAAGATCGACTTGCCTGTGAAGACGCTGCCGATCTGGTCCCACAGATCGGAGAGGTTCTTGATCTCGGCGTCCGTGAGAGCCCTGCCGAGGATGGCGTCGTTGAACGCACACATGAGGCCATAATCGTTGATTCTGGAACCGTAACTGAGAACAGCGCCGTAGTTCAAGAGCGTCAGGTTTGCATCGTTACCCGTTGGTGCAATGGTTCCAGCCGCATTCGCGCGGAATGTGCCGTCAACGAAAAGCTGCGGTATAGCGCCGGTCACCCAGCGAATTGCGACAGTCCTGGCTCCCGTAAGTGCAGTCGAAGCTACCGTGCGTATGCTTACACCGTCCGCGATCCAAAGTGTGTTAGCGCCCTGGATAATGACTTCTAGGTCAGTGCCGCCCTCATCCACCTTGGAGTAGACACGGGACTTGATTGCCGTCACGTAATCAGGAGGCAAGGTCTGGAAGTTACGCGCCGTCCAAAACAGCGTACCACTCGCAACACGCAACTCAGGAGCCGCGCCGCTATCAACGATCGAAACAGAACCACCACCGGCAGCAGCAGACTTCTCTTGACTGAGGTAGTAGCCCTTCTCGCCGCGTCTGAAAGCCAGGCCGACACCAGCCGTGCCGGGAGTGATGATGCGAGGCCGAGCGTAGCTGTCCCAGCACTCTACGGAACCCCGAATAAAAGCCGTCGCCATTGCGGGCGAGAGACTCTTCACGAAATCGATGAAGCCGTTGATACCTGGCATCTAGGGCCTCCTCGCCTGGTAGCGAAGCCGGGCCGTGAGGGCGCGTACCTGCATGGGGCTCCACTCTACGTTGTCGATGATTTGAAGTGCCTGCTCTCCTGTAAGATAGTAAGCAATACGCCCACGACCAAAAACAAGAGGAGCCGATGTATTACGCATACACGTATATACCCCTGACGATCCTACGGATGACGACAGCAAGGTGCCGTCTCTGTAGATTTTCAGGCCAGCGGAACCTCCTCCGTTGTACGTAACAATAAGCACATGTGGAATTCCGGTTTTTATAGCCGCTGCCGCATTACTATAAATTACGCCTCCGAGTGTTGCGTCACTCAGCAAAACGTAGACAGCCCCACCGGACGGGCAATAGATTTCGTACTCCCCATAATCACTAGCACCGAAACCAGATCCTTTGTAGACAATGCTCCAGTTTCCGGTAACCGTCCCCTTGACGATCATAGCAATCGAGAACGGGAGGTCTGCACTACCCGTCGTGAAGCTCAGTGCGTCGGCGTCGGGGATCGTGATCTGATCCCCGCCGTCGAACGAGAAGCCACGCACGAGCCCGGCCTCACGAGCGACCTTGGGGAACTGCGCCGCCGTCGCACCGTCGCTCCCCATCAGAGCCGTGCCGCCGATTCGCCCGCCAACGTCGGTCACGAACAGGCCGGCGTCGTTTTTGTAGTAGCTCGTGCCCGGCAAAACGGCCAGCGGGTCGTGAGCGCGGAGATGAGCGTGCCTTGCCGGAGGTGCGGCTCGTCAACGGCGGTGGCGACGTTGCCGTAGATCTCGAAGCGGTGGATGGTGCCGACGAACCGCTGTGCGGGGCCTGAACCACAGCCTATAGTCATCTGTGCGGCTTTAATAGAAGACCATGCAGTAGCAGCGTACTTGATGAGCACCCCATTGAGCCACAAATAGTTTGCTTCCGAAGTGACGGATACCACAAAAGTATTCTTTCCCGCCACAGCGGCAACACTCCAAGTTGCATATGCTAACTCAGCTATAAGTCCTCCCCCAGCTACCCAATACAATGTATTAGTTGAACGCTTCCAAAGATACTGACGACCGCCTGTCCCTATGATGTCATAGAACATATGGTCTGCATCATCGTCTAGTGCTGATCCAAATGTCACAGTAAACACAATTGTATAACCAGCTCGAAGAATCGACGGGCCGCTCACGTTGTACAGCAGGTTCCCGTTCCCGTCGAACGTGACCCCATCCGGCCCGAACGTCGTGCCGGTCCCGACGATGGTCGCGCCGTTTCTCTCGACGCTGTCACGGTCGGGGAACGTCTCCCGGAAGAGCAGAGGAAGCCTGCCCAGCTCGGGAACGTGGTCTCGCAGTCCGACGGTCACCGGGGCTTCTCCTCGCCGCCGAGGCCGACCTCACCAAGCCCCGCGGCCTCGACCGCGGCCGGCTTCCACGAGGGCTTGCGCTCCTCGATGACCTGCTGGACGAGCGTGTCGACCTCCTCGGGGAGGAAGCCCGCCGTCGCCGCCGGGCCGATGACCGGCTGGCCCACCGCGACCGCCTCGATCGCTTCGGCCATGGCCTTCGACGGGTCGGGGCCCTGGGCCACGATCGCGTACTGCGGCTGATCGCCGCAGACGAGCTTGCGGACCTGCGCGACCGGGAGCGGCTTCCCCCCTGCGGGCACCGCGGCCCGGATGAGCGCGAGCGCGGCGGCCTCATCCCGGCCGACCGCCGGCTTCGTCTCGGCCTTGGGCTCTTCGTAGTTCACGGGGTAGAGCGTCTTTTCGTCCATGGTCTTCTCCTACAGAGCCCTGGTCATGGCGTTGATGATCACGATCGAGGTCGCGTCGGCCGGCGTCCAGAGCGCCCGGAAGTACCGCGCGCCACACGTCACCTCGAGCTGGTAGTAGACCGTCGCCACGTCGGGCGAGATCCACGAGGCGTAGCCGCCGCCGCCCTGGCCGCGATCGACGACCATCTTCGTGACGTCGGTCCAGTTGGTGCCTTCGTTGCTCGACTGGAAGGTCAGCGTGCCGTCTCGAATGCCGATCTGGATCGTGAGCCAGGGCCGGTTCCCGATCTCATAGCCGCTCGAGCTGGGGTAGTAGACCGCGTCGGCCGCCGCCAGCGTTTCGTTCGCCCAGACTTGGGCGCTCTCGTCGCGGTCGTCCGCGGTCGTGTTCGCGCTCACCCGGTCGGCCGCCGCGACGTCGTCGTAGGCCGCGGAGACGACCCGGAGCCTACGGTACAGGTCCGTGACGAGGTGGACCATGTCAGCGTCAGTGGCTGCCGCGACGACCTGATCAACGACGGCGCCGATCTTCACGGGGTACTCGGTCGCGACCGAGGCGACGTCGTCGGCGACGGCGCCCACCGGATGGGTCCAGAGCCGCCTGTAGAGGTCGGTCGTCAGGTGAACGAAGTCGGCGTCCGTGACCACGCCGGCCGCGATGGGCTCATTCTCGGCGACCGCGCCCACCTTCAGGGGGTAGTCGAGCGCGTCGTTCGCCGCGTTGTCGGCGGTCCCGCCCATCGGGTGCGTGAAGAGCCGATGCTCGAGGTCGAGGGCGAGGTGAGCCACGTCCCCGGCGTCCACGTCGGACGCGGCGAGCGTCGTCGTCGTGTAGGCCACGCCGCCGGTCTTCACCGGGTTCGTCGCGTCGACCACCGCCCCGTCCGCAATCGGCCCCTCGGGGAGCGTGCGGAGCCGGCGGTAGAGGTCGGTCGTCGCGTGGACCATGTCGCCGACCTGCGCCGCGTCGGGCGCGAGGTGCGAGATGGCGATGCCACCGACCTTCAGCGGGTTCAGGGCCGCGGTGTCGGCGGCG from the bacterium genome contains:
- a CDS encoding LamG-like jellyroll fold domain-containing protein, producing MGSDGATAAQFPKVAREAGLVRGFSFDGGDQITIPDADALSFTTGSADLPFSIAMIVKGTVTGNWSIVYKGSGFGASDYGEYEIYCPSGGAVYVLLSDATLGGVIYSNAAAAIKTGIPHVLIVTYNGGGSAGLKIYRDGTLLSSSVGSSGVYTCMRNTSAPLVFGRGRIAYYLTGEQALQIIDNVEWSPMQVRALTARLRYQARRP